One Rosa chinensis cultivar Old Blush chromosome 3, RchiOBHm-V2, whole genome shotgun sequence DNA window includes the following coding sequences:
- the LOC112194745 gene encoding protein NRT1/ PTR FAMILY 5.13, with protein sequence MSRILAIVRDWFQNYLYFSRATICIQGLVFSHSFATHAIVSILITYLTTIWKHPHGQIAIVVMNVQDGVLDIMVIILAHIPRTYIGLFTVIATTNALYIIGLLLLWLSAEYMSEGTATRVFYGAMVLITLGEAGRWAALQEFLDEQYSREQNHAERTYDENLDKKDALWMLPWFIGAVIPLFLLKTTWPQIFMISTIAMAVSYLGFLLGFRYYFTYNMTNTEQGQDARPEEVNHLEQAPRVPEQTRSGNVWRLINILRKDERFLIEALAIWLAFLLAYGVVNAAGSTFFFQQMDNLDNPFDNYDPAVYFNVFASFSKYLISFLWNLIPRKWKPSRLRIWCGMACIVLCCLVASQVESHRLNTSSNTSIFWLVPQFFLLGVMEGLAIYGMIDFLVDRVSEVDKVMVAYYGSHTTDLIIGIGKILVGLSVLAFRGSWFDDNNLDASHLDKYYRALTILTSVVFFFHCCIAFYYYTKEELQDETPSSVTVEMVNNQSQPELNLPRHNVDNEFTKMLDETVGGPSDTYG encoded by the exons ATGTCCAGAATACTTGCAATAGTGAGAGACTGGTTTCAAAATTATCTATACTTTTCCAGGGCTACAATATGCATCCAGG GTTTGGTTTTCAGCCATAGCTTCGCAACCCATGCCATAGTATCTATATTGATAACGTACCTTACGACTATATGGAAGCATCCACATGGTCAGATAGCTATTGTGGTGATGAATGTGCAAGATGGGGTATTAGACATTATGGTGATTATCCTCGCGCATATTCCTCGCACGTACATCGGTTTGTTTACAGTAATTGCAACCACCAATGCTTTATATATTATT GGGCTTCTTCTGTTATGGCTTTCTGCTGAGTATATGAGCGAGGGTACTGCAACTAGGGTATTCTATGGAGCTATGGTACTAATAACATTAGGCGAAGCTGGGCGGTGGGCTGCTTTGCAAGAATTTCTGGATGAACAATATTCAAGAGAACAAAATCATGCGGAACGCACATATGATGAAAACCTGGATAAGAAAGATGCTTTGTGGATGCTTCCTTGGTTTATAGGTGCAGTGATTCCTCTTTTCCTTTTAAAAACAACTTGGCCACAAATATTCATGatatcaacaattgcaatggcGGTTTCTTATTTAGGGTTCTTGTTGGGCTTTCGTTATTATTTCACATACAATATGACTAATACTGAACAAGGCCAAGATGCTCGCCCAGAAGAAGTCAATCATCTAGAACAAGCACCAAGAGTCCCTGAACAAACAAGGTCAGGAAATGTATGGAGACTGATAAATATATTAAGGAAAGATGAACGTTTTCTCATAGAAGCATTAGCTATATGGTTAGCCTTCCTCCTTGCATACGGTGTTGTAAATGCAGCAGGAAGCAcgtttttttttcaacaaatggATAACTTGGATAACCCTTTCGATAACTATGATCCTGCAGTCTATTTCAATGTGTTTGCCTCATTTTCAAAGTACTTGATCTCATTTCTCTGGAACTTAATTCCAAGGAAATGGAAACCATCGCGGCTGAGGATTTGGTGCGGAATGGCTTGTATTGTGCTTTGTTGTCTTGTTGCTTCGCAAGTTGAGAGCCACAGGTTAAACACTTCTTCAAATACGAGCATATTTTGGTTGGTTCCTCAGTTCTTCTTACTGGGAGTCATGGAAGGCCTAGCCATTTATGGAATGATCGATTTTCTTGTTGATCGAGTGTCTGAAGTTGATAAAGTGATGGTCGCATATTATGGATCCCACACCACTGACTTGATCATAGGTATTGGAAAAATACTTGTTGGTCTCAGTGTTTTGGCGTTCAGAGGAAGCTGGTTTGATGACAACAACTTAGATGCCAGTCATCTTGATAAATATTACAGAGCATTAACAATCTTAACTTctgttgtcttcttcttccactgTTGTATCGCCTTTTACTATTACACTAAGGAAGAATTACAAGATGAGACGCCTTCAT
- the LOC112194309 gene encoding probably inactive leucine-rich repeat receptor-like protein kinase At5g06940, translating to MASESASSCYNAPETKYSKKATEQMDVYSFGVVLLELVRGRQAEQALQSESLDIVKWVRRKVNITNGAVQVLHPKITSSAQQEMLIALEITLHCTSVMPEKRPSMSEVVKSLQSLDSMTHTAVVDFSAFEEHSVV from the exons ATGGCTTCAGAATCTGCTTCCTCCTGTTACAATGCACCAG AAACCAAGTACAGTAAGAAAGCAACTGAACAGATGGATGTGTACAGCTTTGGTGTGGTACTATTGGAGCTAGTGAGGGGTCGGCAAGCGGAGCAAGCATTACAATCTGAGTCTCTCGATATAGTGAAGTGGGTACGACGAAAGGTCAACATTACAAATGGAGCGGTCCAAGTTCTTCATCCCAAGATAACAAGTTCAGCCCAGCAAGAGATGCTAATAGCTCTAGAAATTACTCTGCATTGCACTTCTGTGATGCCGGAAAAGAGACCATCAATGTCTGAAGTTGTGAAATcacttcagtccctcgactCGATGACTCACACTGCTGTTGTAGACTTTTCTGCCTTTGAGGAGCATTCGGTTGTCTGA